From a region of the Halolamina sp. CBA1230 genome:
- a CDS encoding DUF5785 family protein: protein MSDADDWPHDPDGEEGSEGRRKYGHAVLAKKIDEEEDFPLTAEEYVADYGDHPIRISYQQVVSVEEIFEHVDAEEFEDFVEFHRVVGAAMRDAGYWFYEGAEQFADA from the coding sequence ATGAGCGACGCCGACGACTGGCCACACGACCCGGACGGCGAGGAGGGCAGTGAAGGCCGGCGCAAGTACGGGCACGCCGTGCTGGCCAAGAAGATCGACGAGGAGGAGGACTTCCCGCTGACTGCCGAGGAGTACGTCGCCGACTACGGCGACCACCCGATCCGGATCAGCTACCAACAGGTCGTCTCCGTCGAGGAGATCTTCGAGCACGTCGACGCCGAGGAGTTCGAGGACTTCGTCGAGTTCCACCGCGTCGTCGGCGCGGCGATGCGCGACGCCGGCTACTGGTTCTACGAGGGCGCCGAGCAGTTCGCCGACGCCTGA
- a CDS encoding 3-keto-5-aminohexanoate cleavage protein, which produces MSYDDYRDGKPLIVTAALTGGVHGKEANPNVPETPAEVAEAAAAAEEAGASILHLHAREDSGERAFSTERFQELTDAVREATDDVVIQHSTGGTAAPDALRAEPLRTDPAPEMASLDMGPLNRYQHLTSENTRALVDALHEEMQARGIKPELEVFNGGHLNESLRIWDDLDEPPYVNLVFGGGTTTIPSPRNLLNMVENVPDGAEFNVLAFGPHQLPLTTMGILLGGHVRVGLEDNLYYRKGEQAESNAQLVERTVRIAEELGRPVASTAEAREILGL; this is translated from the coding sequence GTGAGCTACGACGACTACCGCGACGGGAAGCCGCTGATCGTCACCGCGGCGCTGACGGGCGGCGTCCACGGGAAGGAGGCCAACCCCAACGTCCCCGAGACGCCCGCGGAGGTGGCGGAGGCCGCGGCGGCCGCGGAGGAAGCGGGCGCGAGCATCCTCCACCTCCACGCCCGCGAGGACTCCGGGGAGCGCGCGTTCTCGACCGAGCGGTTCCAGGAGCTCACCGACGCGGTCCGCGAGGCGACCGACGACGTGGTGATCCAGCACTCCACCGGCGGGACGGCGGCGCCCGACGCGCTCCGGGCCGAACCGCTTCGGACCGACCCCGCGCCGGAGATGGCGTCGCTGGACATGGGACCGCTCAATCGCTACCAACACCTCACCAGCGAGAACACCCGGGCGCTCGTCGACGCGCTCCACGAGGAGATGCAGGCCCGCGGGATCAAGCCCGAACTGGAGGTGTTCAACGGCGGCCACCTCAACGAGTCGCTGCGGATCTGGGACGACCTCGACGAGCCGCCGTACGTCAACCTCGTGTTCGGCGGCGGGACGACGACGATACCCAGCCCGCGGAACCTGCTGAACATGGTCGAGAACGTCCCCGACGGAGCGGAGTTCAACGTTCTCGCGTTCGGCCCGCACCAGCTCCCGCTGACGACGATGGGGATTCTTCTCGGTGGGCACGTCCGGGTGGGGCTGGAGGACAACCTCTACTACAGGAAAGGCGAGCAGGCCGAGAGCAACGCGCAGTTGGTCGAGCGCACCGTCCGGATCGCCGAGGAGCTCGGGCGGCCCGTGGCGTCGACGGCGGAGGCGCGGGAGATACTGGGACTGTAG
- a CDS encoding Mrp/NBP35 family ATP-binding protein, giving the protein MDEAAVRDLLAEVEDPSLGDDLVSLGLVNAIEVEDGTARVSLALGAPYAPHESAIAAEVREKLQDAGMEVELSASIPDDQEGEDQVLPGVKNIIAVASGKGGVGKSTMAVNIAAGLSKLGAEVGLFDADVYGPNVPRMLDADEAPRATDDDTIIPPEKFGVKLMSMAFLSGEDDPVIWRGPMVHKLLTQLVEDVEWGELDYMVLDLPPGTGDTQLTILQTLPLTGAVVVTTPQEVAVDDARKGLRMFGKHETPVLGIAENMSSFRCPDCGNEHEIFGEGGGRSLADENDLPFLGGIPLDPEIREGGDEGRPVVLREGETADAFRVLTENVANNVGVIRRQGVQQHGW; this is encoded by the coding sequence ATGGACGAAGCCGCCGTACGCGACCTGCTCGCGGAGGTCGAGGACCCCTCCCTCGGCGACGACCTGGTGTCGCTGGGACTGGTCAACGCCATCGAGGTCGAGGACGGGACCGCGAGGGTCTCGCTCGCGCTCGGGGCGCCCTACGCGCCTCACGAGTCCGCCATCGCGGCGGAGGTCCGGGAGAAACTGCAGGACGCCGGGATGGAGGTGGAGCTCTCGGCCAGCATCCCCGACGACCAGGAGGGCGAGGATCAGGTGCTGCCGGGCGTGAAGAACATCATCGCCGTCGCCTCCGGGAAAGGTGGCGTCGGCAAGTCGACGATGGCGGTCAACATCGCCGCCGGCCTCTCGAAACTCGGCGCCGAGGTAGGGCTGTTCGACGCCGACGTGTACGGGCCGAACGTGCCGCGGATGCTCGACGCCGACGAGGCGCCGCGGGCGACCGACGACGACACGATCATCCCGCCCGAGAAGTTCGGCGTGAAGCTGATGTCGATGGCCTTCCTCTCGGGCGAGGACGACCCCGTGATCTGGCGGGGCCCGATGGTCCACAAGCTCCTCACGCAGCTGGTCGAGGACGTGGAGTGGGGCGAACTCGACTACATGGTGCTCGACCTGCCGCCGGGGACGGGCGACACCCAGCTGACGATCCTCCAGACGCTGCCGCTGACGGGTGCCGTCGTCGTCACGACGCCACAGGAGGTGGCGGTCGACGACGCCCGCAAGGGGCTGCGGATGTTCGGCAAGCACGAGACGCCGGTGCTGGGGATCGCCGAGAACATGTCCTCGTTCCGCTGTCCGGACTGTGGGAACGAGCACGAGATATTCGGCGAGGGCGGCGGTCGCTCGCTGGCCGACGAGAACGACCTGCCGTTCCTCGGCGGGATCCCGCTGGACCCCGAGATCCGCGAGGGCGGCGACGAGGGGAGGCCGGTCGTGCTGCGGGAGGGCGAGACCGCCGACGCGTTCCGCGTGCTGACCGAGAACGTCGCCAACAACGTCGGCGTGATCCGCCGGCAGGGCGTCCAGCAGCATGGCTGGTGA
- a CDS encoding uracil-DNA glycosylase family protein, with translation MDAHQEELSNPFAMDEDCRNCPALADCREQVVHGYGDAGGEFVFLGESPSAGAEETGVPFTGDAADERIQRILGELGFSRSPPEADDPDVQNVYLTYLTRCRHPERAATDEEVRNCEPFLNAELRMINPHIIVPIGDRVLEELAVEYTTRAPESFDVFEEHATTVRGRGFELVPMIPPAEQTDEQEAAFVEHVKENVFSRDYRQTKGRRSR, from the coding sequence GTGGACGCCCACCAAGAGGAACTCTCGAACCCGTTCGCGATGGACGAGGACTGCCGGAACTGTCCAGCCCTCGCCGACTGCCGCGAGCAGGTGGTCCACGGCTACGGCGACGCCGGCGGGGAGTTCGTCTTCCTCGGCGAGTCACCCTCTGCCGGCGCCGAAGAAACGGGCGTGCCGTTCACCGGCGACGCGGCGGACGAACGGATCCAGCGCATCCTCGGCGAACTCGGCTTCTCCCGCTCCCCGCCCGAGGCCGACGACCCCGACGTCCAGAACGTCTACCTCACCTACCTCACGCGCTGTCGTCACCCCGAGCGCGCGGCGACCGACGAGGAGGTCCGGAACTGCGAGCCGTTCCTCAACGCCGAACTCCGGATGATCAACCCCCACATCATCGTCCCCATCGGCGACCGCGTGCTGGAGGAACTCGCCGTCGAGTACACCACCCGCGCGCCGGAGAGCTTCGACGTGTTTGAGGAGCACGCCACCACCGTCCGGGGCCGAGGATTCGAACTGGTGCCGATGATCCCCCCCGCCGAGCAGACCGACGAGCAGGAGGCCGCGTTCGTCGAGCACGTGAAAGAGAACGTGTTCTCGCGGGACTACCGGCAGACGAAGGGCAGGAGAAGTCGCTGA
- the moaA gene encoding GTP 3',8-cyclase MoaA — protein sequence MPLSDEFGREVTGVRVSLTDRCNFDCVYCHNEGLGDTRGPMEPGDDEMGTDDVVRFLDVVSEYGVDSVKLTGGEPMLRQDLEEIIRRAPDEMEVSMTTNGTFLPGRAEELKEAGLDRVNVSQDALDPDEFAEITKSGAYEKVMEGVQAAVDADLAPVKLNMVVFEHTAGYVEGMVDHVAENEGLQLQLIEYMPELTGKPEWNIDIGRVHDWLEDISDHVEHREMHDRKRYYVNPEAAESVAATPEPAELDEFQGGMVEIVDPVENEEFCANCGRVRVTHEGYLKGCLNRNDDLKSMGEMSRAEIRETFEAVVADRVPYYGEYLVENDRGEYEINEKYISGAAD from the coding sequence ATGCCGCTCTCGGACGAGTTCGGCCGCGAGGTGACGGGCGTACGGGTCTCGCTCACCGACCGGTGTAACTTCGACTGCGTCTACTGTCACAACGAGGGGTTGGGGGACACCCGGGGGCCGATGGAGCCGGGCGACGACGAGATGGGGACCGACGACGTGGTCCGCTTCCTCGACGTCGTGTCGGAGTACGGCGTCGACTCGGTGAAGCTCACCGGCGGCGAGCCGATGCTCCGACAGGATCTGGAGGAGATCATCCGCCGCGCGCCCGACGAGATGGAGGTGTCGATGACCACCAACGGGACGTTCCTCCCCGGCCGCGCCGAGGAGCTGAAAGAGGCGGGGCTCGACCGCGTGAACGTCTCCCAGGACGCGCTCGACCCCGACGAGTTCGCCGAGATCACGAAATCCGGCGCCTACGAGAAGGTGATGGAGGGCGTCCAGGCCGCCGTCGACGCCGACCTCGCGCCGGTGAAGCTCAACATGGTCGTGTTCGAGCACACCGCCGGCTACGTCGAGGGGATGGTCGACCACGTCGCCGAGAACGAGGGGCTCCAGCTCCAGCTGATCGAGTACATGCCCGAACTCACGGGCAAGCCGGAGTGGAACATCGACATCGGGCGCGTCCACGACTGGCTGGAGGACATTTCCGACCACGTCGAGCACCGCGAGATGCACGACCGCAAGCGCTACTACGTCAACCCCGAGGCGGCCGAATCCGTCGCCGCCACCCCCGAGCCGGCCGAGCTCGACGAGTTCCAGGGCGGGATGGTCGAGATCGTCGACCCCGTCGAGAACGAGGAGTTCTGTGCCAACTGCGGCCGGGTCCGCGTGACCCACGAGGGGTACCTGAAGGGCTGTCTCAACCGCAACGACGACCTGAAGTCGATGGGCGAGATGAGCCGCGCGGAGATCCGCGAGACGTTCGAGGCGGTCGTCGCCGACCGCGTCCCCTACTACGGCGAGTACCTCGTCGAGAACGACCGCGGCGAGTACGAGATCAACGAGAAGTACATCAGCGGCGCCGCGGACTGA
- the udk gene encoding uridine kinase has translation MTIPSFVVGIAGGTGAGKTTVARLITESVGESVTRIPLDNYYKDLSHLDRAEREEVNYDHPDAFEWELLREHLRQLSEGQAVEMPQYDFEIHNRKDERVTVIPTDVIIVEGILALYDENINDMMDLRLYVETDADVRILRRIKRDVIQRGRELEDVIDQYLSTVKPMHEQFIEPTKKHADLIIPEGANSVAVNLLEEKIQAEIEGEGTRTWERGALEQQLGERMSLDEE, from the coding sequence ATGACCATCCCCTCGTTCGTGGTCGGTATCGCCGGCGGCACCGGCGCCGGCAAGACCACGGTCGCCCGCCTGATCACCGAGAGCGTCGGGGAGTCGGTGACCCGAATCCCGCTCGACAACTACTACAAAGATCTGAGCCATCTCGACCGCGCGGAGCGCGAGGAGGTCAACTACGACCACCCCGACGCGTTCGAGTGGGAGCTGCTGCGGGAACACCTGCGACAGCTCTCGGAGGGGCAGGCCGTGGAGATGCCCCAGTACGACTTCGAGATCCACAACCGCAAGGACGAGCGCGTGACGGTGATCCCGACCGACGTGATCATCGTCGAGGGGATCCTCGCGCTGTACGACGAGAACATCAACGACATGATGGATCTCCGGCTGTACGTCGAGACCGACGCCGACGTGCGCATTCTTCGGCGGATCAAGCGCGACGTGATCCAGCGCGGCCGGGAGCTGGAGGACGTGATCGACCAGTACCTCTCGACGGTGAAACCGATGCACGAGCAGTTCATCGAGCCGACGAAGAAACACGCCGACCTGATCATCCCCGAGGGGGCGAATTCGGTGGCGGTGAACCTGTTGGAGGAGAAGATCCAGGCCGAGATCGAGGGCGAGGGGACCCGGACGTGGGAGCGCGGCGCGCTCGAACAGCAGTTGGGCGAGCGGATGTCGCTGGACGAGGAGTAG
- a CDS encoding geranylgeranylglyceryl/heptaprenylglyceryl phosphate synthase, translating to MRRDLAARGERAVDTVRLLARSALDTNPVPDWEHVTKVDPEGAKKLPLLYPLWLAETDAVSVGGSADVTPANTEAAFDLLAPLSTPVCHEPSGADHVTRRSQETADLLLVPEVLNGDTEALVGTLGVAIESVREELAPRLVSQKAPWLPDRIADWLASVATSLLLSEAAFEAYIVQNPDSAAAREAGVDESDVLDPTTAKRRAMAADRHLESEIVYLEYSGTFGGDEAIEILDRLDDSLVRSRLWYGGGLADGEDVRAVRDAGADTVVVGDAFHRVAEREADLLEQATADLGDDADPETIREWVAERVDAEGPGARFLATVPGVDDPVALAREYTGATVRAWLELRARRERARENADGVPVIDIQGTALRAALAPVVDDPDALAATIARAAFSGAGKGNGEAEGEQLSASLVDGGASH from the coding sequence ATGCGACGGGACCTCGCGGCGCGGGGCGAGCGCGCGGTCGACACCGTGCGGCTGCTCGCCCGGAGCGCGCTCGACACCAATCCGGTGCCGGACTGGGAGCACGTCACGAAAGTCGATCCGGAGGGCGCGAAGAAGCTCCCGCTGCTGTACCCGCTCTGGCTCGCGGAGACCGACGCCGTCTCCGTCGGTGGCTCCGCGGACGTGACCCCCGCGAACACCGAGGCCGCGTTCGACCTGCTGGCGCCGCTGTCGACACCGGTCTGTCACGAACCGAGCGGCGCGGACCACGTCACCCGCCGGAGCCAGGAGACCGCCGACCTACTGCTCGTCCCGGAGGTGCTCAACGGCGACACCGAGGCGCTCGTGGGGACCCTCGGCGTCGCGATCGAGAGCGTCCGGGAGGAGTTGGCTCCCCGCCTCGTCTCGCAGAAGGCGCCGTGGCTCCCCGACCGCATCGCCGACTGGCTGGCGAGCGTCGCCACCTCGCTGCTGCTCTCGGAGGCGGCGTTCGAGGCGTACATCGTCCAGAACCCCGACAGCGCCGCCGCCCGGGAGGCCGGCGTCGACGAGTCGGACGTGCTCGATCCGACGACGGCCAAGCGACGGGCGATGGCGGCCGACCGGCACCTAGAGTCCGAAATCGTCTACCTCGAGTACTCAGGGACGTTCGGCGGCGACGAGGCGATCGAGATCCTCGACCGACTCGACGACTCGCTGGTCCGCTCGCGGCTCTGGTACGGTGGCGGGCTCGCGGACGGCGAGGACGTGCGGGCAGTCCGGGACGCAGGGGCGGACACGGTCGTCGTCGGCGACGCGTTCCACCGCGTGGCCGAACGCGAGGCCGACCTGCTGGAACAGGCAACGGCCGACCTCGGCGACGACGCCGACCCGGAGACGATCCGCGAGTGGGTCGCCGAGCGCGTCGACGCCGAGGGGCCGGGCGCACGCTTCCTCGCGACGGTGCCGGGCGTCGACGACCCGGTCGCGCTCGCCCGTGAGTACACCGGCGCGACGGTGCGTGCCTGGCTGGAACTGCGTGCCCGCCGGGAGCGTGCTCGCGAGAACGCCGACGGGGTTCCCGTGATCGACATCCAGGGGACGGCGCTCCGGGCCGCGCTCGCGCCGGTCGTCGACGACCCCGACGCGCTGGCGGCGACGATCGCCCGCGCGGCGTTTTCCGGGGCCGGCAAGGGGAACGGCGAGGCCGAGGGCGAACAGCTCAGCGCCTCGCTGGTCGACGGCGGAGCGTCACACTAA
- a CDS encoding ZIP family metal transporter, which translates to METERSSRRSELVVGAAGVLALLAATGIGVGIGATKPVGIGWVAFVAMVGGVALSRRAGEKRPATLVWGSGLASGAMIVSVGLFLLPDALNHHPKFGGLGVATGVIVGFAAHAIGHRLSHVDLPMDATVAQLTAHAAAAGAIIGVVYGNMPELGPLLGVAIVSHKGPAGYAAADRLQRNGRSWYPILLPAAGVGVVAVLSSAVALPASAPANGLVFGFATGVFLHVAMDFLPRCELGSEVHEALSIEGDAHAVLDRLRLHAVASTLLGGGVVALLWVAVSGIQ; encoded by the coding sequence ATGGAGACAGAGCGGAGTTCGCGACGGAGCGAGTTGGTTGTGGGCGCGGCCGGCGTGCTGGCGCTGCTCGCCGCCACGGGGATCGGCGTCGGGATCGGCGCCACGAAGCCCGTCGGGATCGGCTGGGTCGCGTTCGTCGCGATGGTCGGCGGCGTGGCGCTCTCCCGGCGGGCCGGCGAGAAGCGGCCGGCGACGCTGGTCTGGGGCTCCGGGCTGGCCAGCGGCGCGATGATCGTCAGCGTCGGCCTCTTTCTGCTCCCCGACGCGCTGAACCACCACCCCAAGTTCGGCGGGCTGGGCGTCGCGACCGGCGTGATCGTCGGCTTCGCCGCCCACGCGATCGGCCACCGGCTCTCCCACGTCGACCTGCCGATGGACGCGACCGTCGCCCAGCTGACCGCCCACGCCGCCGCGGCGGGGGCGATCATCGGCGTCGTCTACGGCAACATGCCCGAACTCGGGCCGCTGCTGGGTGTCGCGATCGTCTCGCACAAGGGGCCGGCGGGGTACGCCGCCGCGGACCGCCTGCAGCGCAACGGGCGGTCGTGGTACCCGATCCTGCTGCCCGCGGCGGGGGTCGGCGTCGTCGCGGTGCTGTCGAGCGCGGTCGCGCTGCCCGCCTCGGCGCCGGCGAACGGGCTGGTGTTCGGCTTCGCGACCGGCGTGTTCCTCCACGTCGCGATGGACTTCCTGCCGCGGTGTGAACTGGGCAGCGAGGTCCACGAGGCGCTGAGTATCGAGGGCGACGCCCACGCGGTGCTCGATCGCCTCCGCCTCCACGCGGTGGCGTCGACCCTGCTCGGCGGGGGTGTGGTGGCGCTTCTCTGGGTCGCAGTCTCCGGAATCCAGTAG